In the Mycolicibacter sp. MU0102 genome, one interval contains:
- a CDS encoding Na+/H+ antiporter subunit A, protein MLAILLAHVVGTAAAPALVRRWGRAAFYPLGSIPLVSLGWVVANWPAGPAADHRVTVPWVPGLSMDIALRFDSLSAIMCVLALGIGALVLFYCAAYFRPVGGHETDPRLPSFAAKMVGFAGAMFGLMVADNALVLYVFWEMTTVLSFLLIGHYAERAVNRRAAIQALLVTTAGGLAMLVGIIMLGNAAGTYLLSELVAHPPSGTVVTVGVLLILVGALSKSAIVPLHFWLPGAMAAPTPVSAYLHAAAMVKAGVYLVARLAPGFADSPGWRPTLLILGLATALLAGWRAVREYDLKLLLAYSTVSQLGLMIVLVGAGTGDLMLAGLTAMCAHAAAKATLFMVVGIIDHATGTRDLRELAGLGRRAPGLFVIAAAAAASMAGVPPFVGFIAKETIFGAEAQSPVLGSAGPYVLAAGVLASMFTVIYSVRFVWGGFSSKGRVAPSAHVAGLHRPEVSFLAPPAVLAAASLALGLCALTLDTVLRSYADTMPGGTGYHLALWHGVGLPVLLSALVLVVGTSVFAARGPLRLSRLRRLPIGKADRIYDDALRLLDVAAVRLTSITQRGSLPLNQGMIFATLVVLPLTALALGARNHVELHLWDTPLQLTVAVLVIAGGIGATMARNRLSAVLMVGVTGYGCAAAFAFHGAPDLALTQLLVETVTLVIFVLVLRTLPAEAERPTMALNRLPRIVLAAAVGISVAVLAAFAMAARTRDGVAEALPEAAYVRGHGANTVNVLLVDIRAWDTLGEISVLLVAATGVASMVFRNRRFGRAPRIADAGSPRKTAGITTPYSPAIGSTTWLRGSAYHDPNERSLVLEVATRIIFPLIMVVSIYFLFAGHNYPGGGFAGGLAAGLGLALRYLAGGRYELGETLPLDSSKVLGVGLALVGGTALGSLFLGAPVLSSAVLHFTLPVLGHVNVVTSLFFDLGVYLVVVGMVLDVLRSLGVRLDQELESQSAGRPMAGVS, encoded by the coding sequence ATGCTGGCGATACTGCTTGCCCATGTTGTTGGCACCGCTGCCGCACCAGCGTTGGTGCGCAGGTGGGGCAGGGCGGCGTTCTATCCGCTGGGTTCGATCCCGCTGGTATCGCTGGGTTGGGTGGTGGCGAACTGGCCGGCCGGTCCGGCCGCCGACCACCGCGTCACCGTGCCCTGGGTTCCTGGACTGTCGATGGACATCGCGCTGCGGTTCGATTCGCTGAGCGCGATCATGTGCGTGCTGGCGCTGGGGATCGGCGCCCTGGTCTTGTTCTACTGCGCCGCATACTTTCGGCCGGTCGGGGGGCACGAGACCGACCCGCGGCTGCCCAGCTTCGCCGCGAAGATGGTCGGTTTCGCCGGAGCGATGTTCGGGCTGATGGTCGCCGACAACGCGCTGGTGCTCTACGTCTTCTGGGAAATGACGACGGTGTTGTCGTTCCTGCTGATCGGTCACTATGCCGAACGTGCGGTCAATCGCCGTGCCGCCATCCAGGCGCTGCTGGTGACCACTGCCGGCGGGCTGGCCATGCTGGTCGGCATCATCATGCTGGGCAACGCCGCCGGCACCTATCTGCTCTCGGAGCTGGTGGCCCATCCTCCGTCGGGGACCGTGGTCACCGTCGGGGTGCTGCTGATCCTGGTCGGCGCGCTCAGCAAGTCGGCGATCGTGCCGTTGCACTTCTGGCTGCCCGGCGCGATGGCGGCACCGACACCGGTCAGCGCGTACCTGCACGCCGCGGCAATGGTCAAGGCCGGGGTCTATCTGGTGGCCAGGTTGGCCCCGGGGTTCGCCGATTCGCCCGGATGGCGGCCGACGCTGCTGATTCTCGGTCTGGCCACCGCACTGTTGGCGGGATGGCGGGCCGTACGCGAGTACGACCTCAAACTGCTGCTGGCCTACAGCACCGTCAGCCAGCTGGGTCTGATGATCGTGTTGGTCGGAGCCGGCACCGGCGACCTCATGCTGGCCGGGTTGACCGCCATGTGCGCGCACGCGGCGGCCAAGGCCACGCTGTTCATGGTGGTGGGGATCATCGACCATGCCACCGGCACCCGCGATCTGCGTGAACTGGCCGGATTGGGACGCCGCGCCCCGGGGCTGTTCGTGATCGCCGCCGCGGCCGCCGCCAGCATGGCCGGAGTACCGCCGTTCGTGGGCTTCATCGCCAAGGAGACCATTTTCGGGGCCGAGGCCCAGTCTCCGGTCCTGGGTTCCGCCGGTCCGTACGTGCTGGCCGCCGGGGTGCTCGCCTCGATGTTCACCGTGATCTACAGCGTGCGGTTCGTGTGGGGCGGCTTCTCCAGCAAGGGCCGGGTCGCGCCGAGTGCTCATGTGGCAGGACTGCACCGACCGGAAGTGTCCTTCCTGGCACCACCGGCCGTGCTGGCCGCCGCCAGCCTGGCCTTGGGGTTGTGTGCGCTCACCCTGGACACGGTGTTGCGCAGCTACGCCGACACCATGCCGGGCGGAACCGGCTACCACCTGGCCCTGTGGCACGGTGTCGGGCTGCCGGTGTTGCTGTCGGCGCTGGTCTTGGTGGTCGGCACCAGTGTGTTCGCCGCCCGCGGCCCGCTGCGTCTGTCCCGGCTGCGCCGGCTGCCGATCGGCAAGGCCGACCGCATCTATGACGACGCGCTGCGGCTGCTCGATGTGGCAGCGGTGCGGCTGACCAGCATCACCCAGCGCGGCTCCCTGCCCCTCAACCAAGGGATGATCTTCGCGACGCTGGTGGTGCTGCCGCTGACGGCGCTGGCATTGGGCGCGCGCAACCACGTCGAACTGCACCTGTGGGACACTCCGCTGCAGTTGACCGTCGCGGTGCTGGTGATCGCCGGTGGGATCGGCGCGACCATGGCTCGCAACCGGCTGTCCGCGGTGTTGATGGTCGGGGTGACCGGTTACGGGTGCGCGGCGGCATTCGCCTTCCACGGTGCGCCCGACCTGGCGCTGACCCAGCTGCTGGTCGAGACCGTGACCCTGGTGATCTTCGTGCTTGTGTTGCGCACGCTGCCGGCGGAGGCCGAGCGCCCCACCATGGCCCTGAACCGGCTGCCGCGCATAGTGCTGGCCGCCGCGGTCGGCATCAGCGTGGCCGTGCTGGCGGCCTTCGCGATGGCGGCGCGCACCCGCGACGGCGTGGCCGAGGCGTTGCCCGAAGCGGCCTACGTCCGCGGCCACGGCGCCAACACCGTCAACGTGCTGCTGGTCGATATCCGGGCCTGGGACACCCTCGGCGAGATCTCGGTGCTGCTGGTCGCCGCGACCGGCGTGGCCTCGATGGTGTTCCGCAACCGCCGCTTCGGCCGGGCCCCACGGATCGCCGACGCCGGCAGCCCGCGCAAGACCGCGGGCATCACCACGCCTTACAGCCCGGCGATCGGGTCCACCACCTGGTTGCGGGGCAGCGCCTACCACGACCCCAACGAGCGGTCGCTGGTGCTCGAGGTCGCGACCCGGATCATCTTCCCGCTGATCATGGTGGTCTCGATCTACTTCCTGTTCGCCGGGCACAACTATCCCGGCGGTGGCTTCGCCGGTGGGCTTGCCGCCGGGCTGGGTCTGGCACTGCGTTATCTGGCCGGCGGACGCTACGAGCTCGGTGAGACGCTGCCCCTGGACTCCAGCAAGGTCCTGGGCGTCGGGCTGGCCCTGGTCGGAGGCACGGCGCTGGGGTCGTTGTTCCTGGGGGCGCCGGTGCTGTCCTCGGCGGTGCTGCACTTCACGCTTCCGGTGCTCGGGCACGTCAATGTGGTGACGTCGTTGTTCTTCGATCTGGGCGTGTACCTGGTGGTGGTCGGCATGGTGCTCGACGTGCTGCGCAGCCTGGGCGTGCGATTGGACCAAGAGCTTGAATCGCAGTCCGCTGGCCGACCGATGGCAGGAGTGTCATGA
- a CDS encoding Na(+)/H(+) antiporter subunit C yields MTAHLVPLLMAAGLTSCGVYMLLERSLTRMLLGLMMIGNAINLLIIDVGGPDGNPPILWASSGKETDADPLAQAMVLTSIVITMGVGAFVLALTYRSYNLTTTDDIGDDQEATRVSQLTDEEVIAAEQDHGVPVAAGDLDAVPESEVSR; encoded by the coding sequence ATGACCGCGCATCTGGTTCCGTTGCTGATGGCCGCCGGGCTCACGTCGTGCGGGGTCTACATGCTGCTAGAGCGCAGCCTGACCCGAATGTTGTTGGGCCTGATGATGATCGGGAATGCCATCAATCTGCTGATCATCGATGTCGGCGGGCCCGACGGAAATCCGCCGATCCTTTGGGCCAGCTCCGGTAAGGAAACCGACGCCGACCCGCTGGCTCAGGCCATGGTGTTGACCTCGATCGTCATCACCATGGGCGTGGGCGCGTTCGTGCTGGCCCTGACCTACCGCTCCTACAACCTGACGACCACCGACGACATCGGCGACGACCAGGAAGCGACCCGCGTCTCGCAGCTGACCGACGAAGAGGTCATCGCCGCCGAACAGGACCACGGCGTGCCGGTGGCAGCCGGTGACCTCGACGCCGTTCCCGAAAGCGAGGTGTCACGGTGA